Proteins encoded by one window of Chondromyces crocatus:
- the mutM gene encoding bifunctional DNA-formamidopyrimidine glycosylase/DNA-(apurinic or apyrimidinic site) lyase: MPELPEVEHAARALRTWLVGVRVTRAEASPSRVLRSMRPEAFSAALLGRRCERVERRGKTLLLGFDAGLGLLSHLGMSGRWLRRTPGEAPPRHDRARLHLEDGAALHYDDPRMFGRLLVAPAAQLAALPELTALGPDPLLDGIDPERLGAALVRTTRPVKVALMDPTLIAGVGNIQAAEALFRAGVHPAHPSNRLSRQQVEAVAAGIEASIAHTLASLSTTDDVHYLSGGRATDNPFLVYGRVGTPCPRCGAPIETRRLAGRSSAYCPRCQPAPPGG, translated from the coding sequence GTGCCCGAGCTACCGGAAGTCGAGCACGCCGCCCGCGCACTCCGGACCTGGCTCGTCGGCGTCCGGGTCACCCGCGCCGAAGCGAGCCCGAGCCGCGTGCTCCGATCGATGCGGCCCGAAGCCTTTTCCGCCGCGCTCCTCGGCCGGCGGTGTGAGCGCGTCGAGCGCCGCGGCAAGACGCTGTTGCTCGGCTTCGACGCCGGCCTCGGCTTGCTCTCGCACCTCGGGATGTCGGGGCGATGGCTGCGCCGGACGCCTGGAGAAGCGCCTCCGCGTCATGATCGTGCACGCCTGCACCTCGAGGACGGCGCAGCGCTCCACTATGACGACCCGCGGATGTTCGGCCGCCTCCTCGTCGCTCCGGCCGCGCAGCTCGCGGCGCTGCCGGAACTCACCGCGCTCGGCCCCGACCCGCTCCTCGACGGCATCGACCCGGAGCGACTCGGCGCCGCGCTCGTCCGCACCACGCGCCCGGTCAAGGTGGCGCTCATGGATCCGACCCTCATCGCGGGCGTCGGCAACATCCAGGCGGCGGAAGCCCTCTTTCGCGCCGGCGTTCACCCGGCCCATCCGTCCAACCGCCTCTCGCGGCAGCAGGTGGAGGCGGTGGCAGCAGGCATCGAGGCCTCCATCGCGCACACGCTCGCGTCCCTTTCGACGACCGACGACGTGCATTACCTGTCCGGCGGGCGCGCAACCGACAACCCATTCCTCGTCTACGGACGTGTCGGCACGCCGTGCCCGCGCTGTGGTGCGCCGATCGAGACGCGCCGCCTCGCCGGGAGGAGCAGCGCCTACTGCCCCCGGTGCCAGCCAGCACCGCCTGGTGGATGA
- a CDS encoding copper-binding protein yields the protein MRAVFLVLFVSILCGGCERGPSAENSQKTPPAISSSAPRRTVRGVVKALPASRASVAIAHEEIPDYMKAMTMDFEVARPALLEGIKVGDTVSFTFVEAPGYRLVIEALEAAPATP from the coding sequence ATGCGAGCGGTATTTCTCGTTCTGTTCGTCTCGATCCTCTGCGGTGGATGCGAGCGCGGGCCTTCGGCGGAGAACAGTCAGAAGACGCCTCCGGCCATCTCTTCGTCGGCGCCGAGGAGGACGGTGCGCGGCGTGGTGAAGGCGCTGCCGGCGTCGCGCGCCTCGGTGGCCATCGCGCACGAGGAGATCCCCGACTACATGAAGGCGATGACCATGGACTTCGAGGTGGCCCGCCCGGCGCTGCTCGAGGGGATCAAGGTCGGCGACACGGTGAGCTTCACGTTCGTGGAGGCGCCTGGCTACCGGCTGGTGATCGAGGCGCTGGAGGCCGCCCCCGCCACGCCTTGA
- a CDS encoding YceI family protein — protein sequence MNRSLYVGVVASVLTAGFALSAHAKLASHGSSSVEFKATGPAGLSIVGKSDELRASDSADSVHIVVPLAKLDTGIELRNKHMKEKYLETAKYPQAELVVPKAAISYPTVGAGEATGQLKLHGQTKPVKFKYEATKSGNGHAVTGSVRINILDFGIEKPSYMGLSVKPDVDVSVKFNTHDQ from the coding sequence ATGAATCGTTCGCTTTATGTCGGTGTCGTCGCCTCGGTGCTCACCGCGGGCTTCGCACTGTCCGCGCACGCGAAGCTCGCCTCGCATGGGTCGTCTTCCGTGGAGTTCAAGGCCACCGGGCCGGCCGGGCTGAGCATCGTGGGCAAGTCGGACGAGCTGCGCGCCAGCGACAGCGCCGACAGCGTGCACATCGTGGTCCCGCTCGCGAAGCTCGATACGGGCATCGAGCTGCGCAACAAGCACATGAAGGAGAAGTACCTGGAGACCGCCAAGTACCCGCAGGCCGAGCTGGTCGTGCCGAAGGCGGCCATCAGCTACCCCACGGTCGGCGCGGGCGAGGCGACGGGGCAGCTCAAGCTCCACGGTCAGACCAAGCCCGTGAAGTTCAAGTACGAGGCGACCAAGAGCGGCAACGGCCACGCGGTGACCGGCAGCGTCCGGATCAACATCCTGGACTTCGGGATCGAGAAGCCGAGCTACATGGGCCTCTCGGTGAAGCCCGACGTCGATGTGTCCGTGAAGTTCAACACCCACGATCAGTGA
- a CDS encoding serine/threonine protein kinase, with amino-acid sequence MAETKPTDQSDKAALRRADSLLGRVISQRYRIDEVIAMGGMGAVYRGEHVRMRKRVAIKILHPDTEGLPELVKRFEREAVAGAHIQHPNVATATDFGETEDGLFYLVAEYVRGTTLHDIIRRGPLAPSRAASIARQLAAALGAAHTMDIVHRDLKPRNVMVVEAQNDLVKLIDWGFAKVRMERLSAVAAELEHADRPSMTERLTGAGVVFGTMAYLAPEAALGMESVDARSDLFALGIIFYEMLAGKHPFSANDPVQLFTKMATLEAPPIAERAPSVSVPPELEAIARRLIKKLPEARFASAEELLAALDEACEAAALPMPRPVSASTRPPSSNMAKANVPPPAALPKLDGGEGAAASPVPTSSSALLELDSAALQSARDSNLEFSNTVPSSRPFGPSERTTLDRASDVSTSEASVPGLGSPSAGTSSMGISSEDTSERVSSEQGSLERVSSEQGSLERVSSEQGSSKEATSERASTKPLSREGAASSASPQAEEARASSSDEGSRASSPVEGDAKGPSTDRPEDASAAASSLTTSAPASSPSEPPPPPESVGSRPALPPEPIAPAAAAARAAGNTKMPAKAVAAEQSNLGLLVFVGAVIGIFCVWLVTRGTAPPPPDPNAPVTRPKAPTVNLRPPKETFRDLKNLPGPLSPSASPQKEAPGAEEAPDTVPSAAASAASADTAPDPAAREALQNAVKKRSWDEAVSTLLDLAKRDRKALEDPGVAEAARNLAVLVASPPGTNPHAEPVFTALATQFGTGGGDVLYRLVETRGRSGPALRAAEILRKPELSAHASPPVRAAFALRDAPCNEKLGLLDQAVKDGDERTLLVLETVVRACFKHSPPVTDAIQKLKDRLKSP; translated from the coding sequence ATGGCCGAGACCAAGCCCACGGATCAATCCGACAAGGCGGCCCTGCGCCGGGCCGACTCGCTCCTCGGTCGGGTCATCTCCCAGCGCTACCGCATCGACGAGGTCATCGCGATGGGAGGGATGGGGGCGGTGTACCGCGGCGAGCACGTGCGCATGCGCAAGCGCGTCGCCATCAAGATCCTCCATCCGGACACCGAGGGGCTGCCGGAGCTGGTGAAGCGCTTCGAGCGCGAGGCGGTGGCGGGCGCGCACATCCAGCACCCCAACGTGGCCACCGCCACCGACTTCGGCGAGACCGAGGACGGGCTCTTCTACCTCGTCGCCGAGTACGTCCGGGGGACGACCCTGCACGACATCATCCGGCGCGGTCCGCTCGCGCCGTCGCGTGCGGCCAGCATCGCGCGTCAGCTCGCCGCAGCGCTCGGCGCGGCGCACACGATGGACATCGTCCACCGCGACCTCAAGCCCCGCAACGTGATGGTCGTCGAGGCGCAGAACGATCTCGTCAAGCTGATCGACTGGGGCTTCGCCAAGGTGCGCATGGAGCGGCTGAGCGCGGTGGCCGCGGAGCTGGAGCATGCCGATCGCCCCTCGATGACCGAGCGCCTCACCGGCGCGGGTGTGGTGTTCGGGACCATGGCGTACCTCGCCCCCGAGGCCGCGCTCGGCATGGAATCGGTCGACGCCCGCTCGGACCTCTTCGCGCTGGGGATCATCTTCTACGAGATGCTCGCCGGGAAGCACCCGTTCTCGGCCAACGATCCGGTGCAGCTCTTCACCAAGATGGCGACGCTGGAGGCGCCGCCCATCGCCGAGCGGGCGCCTTCGGTGTCGGTCCCCCCGGAGCTGGAGGCGATCGCGCGTCGGTTGATCAAGAAGCTGCCCGAGGCGCGCTTCGCGTCGGCCGAGGAGCTGCTCGCGGCGCTGGATGAGGCGTGTGAGGCCGCGGCGCTGCCGATGCCGCGCCCGGTCTCCGCCTCGACCCGTCCGCCGTCGAGCAACATGGCGAAGGCGAACGTGCCTCCGCCTGCAGCCCTGCCGAAGCTCGACGGGGGAGAGGGCGCTGCCGCGAGCCCGGTTCCCACGTCGTCGAGCGCGCTCCTGGAGCTGGACTCGGCGGCCCTCCAGTCGGCGCGGGACTCGAACCTGGAGTTCTCGAACACGGTGCCGTCTTCCAGGCCCTTCGGGCCGTCGGAGCGCACCACCCTGGATCGGGCGTCGGACGTGTCGACGTCGGAGGCCTCGGTCCCGGGTCTGGGGTCGCCATCGGCGGGCACGTCGTCGATGGGTATTTCGTCGGAGGATACGTCGGAGCGGGTGTCCTCGGAGCAAGGGTCGTTGGAGCGGGTGTCCTCGGAGCAAGGGTCGTTGGAGCGGGTGTCCTCGGAGCAAGGGTCGTCAAAAGAAGCGACGTCGGAGCGAGCGTCGACGAAACCGCTGTCTCGAGAGGGCGCAGCCTCCTCTGCGTCGCCGCAGGCTGAGGAGGCGCGCGCGTCGTCATCGGATGAGGGGTCACGGGCGTCGTCGCCGGTGGAGGGCGACGCGAAGGGCCCGTCGACCGACCGCCCTGAGGACGCCTCTGCAGCGGCGTCCTCGCTGACGACCTCGGCGCCAGCGTCGTCGCCTTCCGAGCCGCCTCCTCCTCCGGAGTCGGTGGGCTCTCGCCCTGCGCTCCCTCCGGAGCCCATCGCCCCGGCCGCTGCGGCCGCTCGCGCTGCGGGCAACACGAAAATGCCCGCGAAGGCGGTCGCTGCAGAGCAGAGCAACCTGGGCCTCCTGGTGTTCGTGGGCGCAGTCATCGGGATCTTCTGCGTGTGGCTCGTCACGCGCGGAACTGCGCCGCCGCCGCCGGACCCGAACGCCCCCGTGACGCGCCCGAAGGCGCCCACCGTGAACCTCCGTCCACCGAAGGAGACCTTCCGCGACCTCAAGAACTTGCCGGGCCCGCTCTCGCCCTCGGCGTCTCCACAGAAAGAGGCACCGGGAGCCGAGGAAGCGCCGGATACCGTTCCCTCGGCGGCGGCTTCGGCGGCTTCGGCGGACACCGCGCCCGACCCGGCCGCGCGCGAGGCGCTCCAGAACGCGGTGAAGAAGCGGAGCTGGGACGAGGCGGTGAGCACCTTGCTCGACCTGGCCAAGCGCGACCGCAAGGCCCTGGAGGATCCAGGGGTGGCCGAGGCCGCGCGCAACCTGGCGGTTCTCGTCGCCTCGCCGCCGGGGACCAACCCGCACGCCGAGCCCGTGTTCACCGCGCTCGCGACACAGTTCGGCACCGGCGGAGGCGACGTCCTCTACCGTCTCGTCGAGACCCGTGGCCGCTCCGGACCCGCCTTGCGCGCGGCGGAGATTTTGCGCAAGCCCGAGCTCTCCGCCCACGCGAGCCCGCCGGTGCGCGCGGCGTTCGCGCTCCGCGACGCGCCCTGCAACGAGAAGCTCGGCCTCCTCGACCAGGCGGTGAAGGACGGCGACGAGCGCACCCTCCTGGTCCTGGAGACGGTGGTGCGCGCTTGCTTCAAGCACAGCCCCCCGGTGACCGACGCCATCCAGAAGCTGAAGGATCGGCTCAAGTCACCCTGA
- a CDS encoding copper-binding protein, protein MPSQSAPPPSRDGTWAIPLFFALAVAAGSFAISSSSPDGAPWDAPPAHAAEVYTATGMIMSFGPDRAFVNIAHDDIPGYMRAMVMSFKPRDAAQIATFAAGDRVHFRFSVQGDGQRLITSIQKR, encoded by the coding sequence ATGCCGAGCCAGAGCGCTCCTCCCCCGAGCCGCGACGGAACGTGGGCGATCCCCCTCTTTTTCGCTCTCGCCGTGGCCGCTGGCTCCTTCGCGATTTCGTCCTCGTCGCCGGACGGTGCCCCCTGGGACGCACCACCAGCGCACGCGGCGGAGGTCTACACGGCGACCGGCATGATCATGTCGTTCGGGCCGGACCGCGCCTTCGTGAACATCGCCCACGACGACATCCCCGGGTACATGAGGGCCATGGTGATGTCGTTCAAGCCGCGCGACGCGGCGCAGATCGCCACCTTCGCCGCAGGCGACCGCGTCCACTTCCGCTTCTCCGTGCAGGGCGATGGCCAGCGGCTGATCACGTCGATCCAGAAGCGCTGA